The nucleotide window AATAGGAAATTCACGTGGTATAAGGCTACCAAAGGTTATTCTACATCAAATCGGCATTGATGATGAAGTAGATTTAGAAGTAGATCGTGATCGTATCGTCTTGAAACCAATTCATCGCCCCAGAAGCAGCTGGCGTGAATCATTCCAGAGAATGCATTTAAAATCTGACGATCAGTTATTGGATGGCAATGAAATTGTTTTTCAAACCTCTTGGGATAGAGACGAATGGATATGGGAAAGTGAATGAAACGATTTGATGTATACCTGATTAACCTTGACCCTACAATAGGTAAAGAAATTAAAAAGACTCGTCCCTGTTTAGTAATTTCTCCTGATGAAATGAATGACTATATCTCAACTGTAATCGTGGCTCCAATGACATCCCATTTAAGAAATTATCCTTCCAGGGTTACCTGCGTTTTTCGAGGTACAAAAGGCCAAATAGTTTTAGATCAAATTCGTGCTGTTGATAAAATCAGATTAATAAAAAAGCTTGGCATTATTGATGACAAATCACAATATGAAATAATTCAAATACTTCAGGAAATGTTCTCGTTTTAGGCCGTAATTTGGTTTATAAAGATTAATCGCTTTAACAAACAACATGTAAGCAGTTACTAAAGCTGATTAACATTTAAATCATTCTGTAAATATTACCTTGATCCAAATTTTATAAAATCGGCCTCAGAAATACAGTCTTGATTGCATGAGTCTGCAGCAGCATAATATCATTCCGCATATTTTCTGTAAACAGCAGCCCTGTCCGGATCAATCCTTATCATCAAATCCATAACTTCGGGGTCATCCTTAAACATATCTATAAATTCCAGATGATGGGCCTCAATAAAATGTTTTACAATATCTTTCAGCTTGTTCTTTGCAACTACATCCTCAAGCATAAAAAGAGCCTTCCTGCAGTATTTTTTTGCAGTTGAGTCCTCTTCTCCCAAATATGTACGTCCAAGAAAATAAGCATCCTTAACCTCTCTAAAAGGCTTGTTATCATCACTTAAGATATAATCAATTAACTTTGTCCTCTCTTTCCAGCCCTTATTAAACTGGACATCATAGGAAGACTGGGTTGCAAGATGTTTGGCTCTTTCAAAAAATGGAGTTCCCATAAACTTCCCGAACTTGTCATATTCACTTCCCAAAACAAGATTAACATAAAAATCCAGAAATCCAGTAAAAGGATTGTACTGAGTTTCATCGTGGAATATCGGATCACCTGCCTGATATGGAAATCTCCAGTACTTATCATAGAATTGTATATCTGAGTTATTGGAAATTACAAAAGTGCCGTAGTATCTGTCCTCGTAGTTCACGCTCATGTCCTGAAGAAAAATCTGAGTGGTAATATTAAAATGATCATCACTGTTGCCTGTCCAATCATAATCATTCAGATAATTCTCTATTGCGTCACTAAAATTTTTTAATTTTCTCTGCTTCTCAAGAGGAAGCCGTTCCAGCAGAATCTTAACAGTAGATTCTATCTGCTGAGCGTTTGCAGAAGAAAACCCGAACTGCGCAGCCAAAATGATCCCCGATAGAATCTTAACAGTTCCTGATGTAAATAATTTTGGGAATCTCATATCATCCTCCTATAAAAGGCAATTTGACAACTGTATTTATAATATAATCTTTTATTCAATATTGTCAAGTTTCTTAATCAGACATTTTGGCTGAATATTAGAATAAAACAGGCTGTCCGATTAACCAGGACAGCCTGAAACCATTATACTAAATGTAAATTACTACTTTTCGTCAGGGAAGAATCTTGCAAGCACCTCTTTTTCCGGTTTCTTTGAAAACATGGAAACAATAAGCAGGCTGAGAAGAGAAACAGGAAGGGCCCAGAATATAATCGGAACGCCAAAGGGATCTGCATTGGGATTTCCGTAAGGGACCATAATTGAGGGCCAGATATACCCTGCAAGCTTTAAAAAAACTGTAATAAAAGTAGCTGAAACTATTGATACAATCCCTGCCATTCTGGTAACTCTTTTTGAAGTTAGTGCAGCAAGAAGTGCCGGAGTTATTGCAACACCGTAAATAGTATATGCAAAATACGCATTTTCAAGCACACTCGACATCTGTGTTGCGAGAAGATACGCAAATATACCCACAAAAAGTATCATAACCTTCTGCAGAATAATCATTGACTTTTCATTTGTCTTATCTTTTTTATCCTGCGGCCTTAAAAAACGCTGGTAAATATCATGGATAAGAGTTGTTGTCGGAGAAAGCAGATAATTCATACCGGTCGATATAACAACCGCTGTTGCTGCCCCGAGAAGAAGAACACCTACAGGCAGAGGAACCATCTTTTTTGCAGCCTGAATTATTACAGATGCAGGGTCAATAGTTCCTGCCTGAATCTCTTTCCAAAAGTGTGCTGATGCATAAATTGCCATAACAATTACTACAAACTCAATAATCATTGTCCCTATTACCCATATACCAGCCGCTCTTTTGGCCTCTGCCGGATTGCGTGCGCTGTAAAACTTCTGGTACATACTCTGAACACCAAGAAGCAGAAGCAGGCCGGAAAGGCCGATTGCAGGAATTTTTAAATAGGGGTTACCTCCGAATGCCTGGCTGAACACCTGAAAATGAGACGCAGGCAGAATTGAATGGATAGTTGACCAGCTTCCTGCAGTCATCATAACAAAGGGTGTTGCAATAACAGTTGATGCCATTATTATTATTCCGTTGGGAAGATCTGTATTTGCAATAGCTATCATTCCTCCTATTGCAGTAAAAAGAGTAACAAAAGCAAATGCCATAAAAGTACCCTGATCTATGGGAATTGAACCGTCTGATATGGCATTAAGTATAAATCCGCCTGCTTTGAATTGATAACTTACGATTACTACAAAACTCACGAATATAGCAAATGCTCCCACAATTCTTGCAATGGGCCCGTACCTGACTTCAAGAATATCCCCTACTGTGTACTGGCCGAATGTACGAATCCGTGCAGCAAGAAAATATATAATTATAATACCAATCCAGGCACCTACAGGCTGCCACAAAGCACTCCAGCCCGCTTTTGCAGCAAATTCAGCACCAGCGATAAAGGTGCCGCTGCCAATCCATGTACAGATAAGAGTAAAAACCATCTTTGTCATGGATATTGACCTGCCTGCAACCATCATATCGTCCTGGGTCTTGACCTTGCGGGATTTAATAAAATTCATAACTGTCAGAACCGCAAGATAGATAAAAATAATAATAATGTACAGGTTCATACACTCCTCCACAGATTAGGGTTACATGTTTCTACTATTTGCCTTTAAAATTGTAAGTTGAATTACAGCTCAATCTCCACTCCTGCATCCAGCTCTATTGCTTTTTTCATAATAGCATCTGCAGCAGCAATATCCTGAACTGCATTACCGACAGATTTAAATAGAGTTATTTCCGTATCGGACACTCTGCCTTTTTTTATACCGGATGCAATTTCTCCTATTTCTCCGTATATTCTCTCAGGATAAAACACTCCTTCTGCTATAGGCTGAATCAAATCTCCCGCCTCTTTAAGACAGGCTTGCCTGCTGTCAACAATTACCTTTGATCTTACAATTGTTTCTGCAGGGATTTCACGCATATCAGGCTTGTAGGATCCCACCCCGTTAATGTGAACTCCCTCTGATATTTCATCATCGGAAAAAACAGGATTACGGGATGTTGTTGCAGTACAGATTACATTACAATTTTTCAGGTCTCTCCTGCTTTTTGAAGGGATTGTCTCTATCCCTGCCTTTTTCATTATATCATGCGCAAATTCTTCAGCTCTTTTGTTATCGGAATCAAATACATACACTCGTTTTATGGAGCGGACCGCACACACACCTTCAATCTGAGTTCTTCCCTGTACTCCGGCACCAATAACTGCAAGCGTGTCAGCATCTTTTTTCGCAAGCAGATCAGCAGCCAGCCCTGATGCAGCTCCTGTTCTCATTGCAGTCAGATACTCCCCGTCCATCACTGCAGCCGGTTTGCCAGTTTTTACATCAAACAGAGAAACAAGTGCATGAATTGCATTTAAACCGTGTTTTCTGTTTTCAGGATAAATATTGACGACTTTCTGCCCAAAATATTTTAATCCGTCAATATAAACAGGCATAAAAAGAGCTGTGCCTGAATGGCTTTCAATTTCCATGTGTGTTCTAAGAGGCACATTTGCCCTGCCTGATGACAGTGCAGTAAATCCTTCCTGTACCGCATCAATTGCATCTCTCATTGAAAATATACTGCTGATATCTTCTGCTGATAAAAACCGTATCTTTGTCATTTTTATCTCAGGATAAATCCGTGTTTTAATGAATCGTCAGGATTAATTACAAATTCATTTTTGCCTGTAATAAAAGCAGTGCCTTCCACTTCAGGAATAACTGCCTGATAAGGGCCGAAACTTGTTTCCGAATAGACTCTGCCTGTGAACTTCGTTCCGAGAATGCTCTCTATTACCATCGGCTTGTTAATTCCGATTTCTCCGCGGGCATAGTGCAGAGCCATTCTCGCGCTTACTCCCGTACCTGTGGGGCTTCTGTCAACTTCGCCTTCTGCAAAAATGCAGACATTTCTGGAATCAGCATCTCTGCTTACGGAAGGCCCTGTAAAGATTGTACCGTAGAGAAAGCTCAAATCTTTTTCAAAGGGATGAACAATTTCCCGTGCCTGCATTACAGCACGCTTTACTGCCATACCTTTTTCTATGAGATCTCTGTAGTATCCGGATTCCATTGAAAGGCCCAGATCCGCAGCGTGCACAAACGCATAAAAAGCTCCTCCGAATGCAATGTCATACCTGACTTTGCCCATTCCCGGGACATCAACTTCTTCATCAAGAGCAAGGACAAAAGATGGTACGTTTCTGAAAAACACACTGCTGACCTTTCCCTTTGACGCCCTTGCAAAGGAAGTTATAAGCCCTGCAGGGGAATCTATTTTTACCTCTGTTACAGGTTCAACAGGATTGACAATCCCTGTTTCTACTGCCGCCTTTGTTATTGCAATAATTGCATGGCCGCACATTGTGGAGTATCCCTCATTGTGCAGAAACATTATTCCGAAATCAGCATCTTGTGATACAGGCGCAGACAGAATGCAGCCGTACTGGTCTGCATGGCCTCTCGGTTCCCACATAAGCGCTGTACGCAGATAGTCAAAATTTTCCTTCATGAACCTTCGGCGTTCAAGAATAGTATCTCCCTCAATGGGAGGAAGCCCGCTGTAAATAATCCTGAGAGGCTCTCCGCATGTATGCATGTCAAGGGTTTTTATTTTTATCCAATTGTCAGGAGCCTGCCACTCACCTAATTTTCGGGACGCAGTATCCGAAGTAGCTTTCATTTGAAAAATCCTATTATTTTAATTTAAAAATTAGGTTTTTCCGAGAAAAAATTGCCAATTTTTCATCTCTATAAAACAAGTTTAACATTAATCAACTTTCTATTTGTCACATAATTAAATTAAGTAAACACAATAAATTCAAAATATTATCGAATATATTGCATATCCTCTTTTTCTGTCCGGCATCTGAAAATCTCCGACGCAAAAGGTCTCTTGGTGTGTCTTTCCCGCATGTTTTTAGCGGGAAACCAGGGGTGGGGGATATTTAAACCCTCTACCTCTCCCCCCATGGACACCTCCCGATCCTATCGGGACTGGTATGACAAAATTGATTCTTTTTCCTGCTGGCATCTGAAATCATAAATCCTTAATCAACATTCTCCTTATAATCTGACGCTATCTATCTTGTATAATAAAGAATCATTCTTTCAATCGCCTTTTGACAGACCTTGCAGAACTTCATGCCTTTATTGGATTTCATCAGGCAGTCCATACTCGGGCGATAAAGGCCTGTCGAAGAGTAGCCTGCACCTTCAAATGCACCGACTTTGCCATTAAGATATGAATATTTCTTCCTGATTTTATCCAATTGGGCTTTTTTTGCATCTATCTTTTTTTTGTATGAATCTTTTACTTCATCAATTTTTTTCTGGTCTGCTCCTGATTTCTTCATCTCGTTAATTTTATGTCTCATATCTTTATAAATATTTGACATATCTGCCGATAGTGTTTCTCTCTCTGTTTTTCCCCAGTCTGTAGGAATATCTATACCTTTGGAAAGATACTGCCTCCACTTCAATGTTTTCGGATTTAAAAGAGCAGTTATATTAGGTTCCTGGGGTTCAGTTCCCTTGGGGTAAAAATCCGTATATGCAACTTGTGATGAGTAATACTCGTCTGCAAGCCCTGCAAAAGCATGGCCGAATTCATGGATAAAAACATGATCGCTCAGTTTATTGTCAATTGTACTTATTGAGTAAAAATTGTAAATTCCGCCGCCTCCGTATCTGCTGCTGTTAACCATTATAATAAAGATATCATGAGGTACGGCAGATGCAACATCATTACATTTCCATAAATTCTCAGTCAGCAGATATCTTGGAGTATCAAAGGCGTTGAAACTGGCATCAAAAACACTGCTTTTAT belongs to bacterium and includes:
- a CDS encoding AbrB/MazE/SpoVT family DNA-binding domain-containing protein — encoded protein: MKTKIIKIGNSRGIRLPKVILHQIGIDDEVDLEVDRDRIVLKPIHRPRSSWRESFQRMHLKSDDQLLDGNEIVFQTSWDRDEWIWESE
- a CDS encoding type II toxin-antitoxin system PemK/MazF family toxin, with product MKRFDVYLINLDPTIGKEIKKTRPCLVISPDEMNDYISTVIVAPMTSHLRNYPSRVTCVFRGTKGQIVLDQIRAVDKIRLIKKLGIIDDKSQYEIIQILQEMFSF
- a CDS encoding DUF4835 family protein; its protein translation is MRFPKLFTSGTVKILSGIILAAQFGFSSANAQQIESTVKILLERLPLEKQRKLKNFSDAIENYLNDYDWTGNSDDHFNITTQIFLQDMSVNYEDRYYGTFVISNNSDIQFYDKYWRFPYQAGDPIFHDETQYNPFTGFLDFYVNLVLGSEYDKFGKFMGTPFFERAKHLATQSSYDVQFNKGWKERTKLIDYILSDDNKPFREVKDAYFLGRTYLGEEDSTAKKYCRKALFMLEDVVAKNKLKDIVKHFIEAHHLEFIDMFKDDPEVMDLMIRIDPDRAAVYRKYAE
- a CDS encoding sodium:solute symporter family protein, with amino-acid sequence MNLYIIIIFIYLAVLTVMNFIKSRKVKTQDDMMVAGRSISMTKMVFTLICTWIGSGTFIAGAEFAAKAGWSALWQPVGAWIGIIIIYFLAARIRTFGQYTVGDILEVRYGPIARIVGAFAIFVSFVVIVSYQFKAGGFILNAISDGSIPIDQGTFMAFAFVTLFTAIGGMIAIANTDLPNGIIIMASTVIATPFVMMTAGSWSTIHSILPASHFQVFSQAFGGNPYLKIPAIGLSGLLLLLGVQSMYQKFYSARNPAEAKRAAGIWVIGTMIIEFVVIVMAIYASAHFWKEIQAGTIDPASVIIQAAKKMVPLPVGVLLLGAATAVVISTGMNYLLSPTTTLIHDIYQRFLRPQDKKDKTNEKSMIILQKVMILFVGIFAYLLATQMSSVLENAYFAYTIYGVAITPALLAALTSKRVTRMAGIVSIVSATFITVFLKLAGYIWPSIMVPYGNPNADPFGVPIIFWALPVSLLSLLIVSMFSKKPEKEVLARFFPDEK
- a CDS encoding ornithine cyclodeaminase family protein, whose protein sequence is MTKIRFLSAEDISSIFSMRDAIDAVQEGFTALSSGRANVPLRTHMEIESHSGTALFMPVYIDGLKYFGQKVVNIYPENRKHGLNAIHALVSLFDVKTGKPAAVMDGEYLTAMRTGAASGLAADLLAKKDADTLAVIGAGVQGRTQIEGVCAVRSIKRVYVFDSDNKRAEEFAHDIMKKAGIETIPSKSRRDLKNCNVICTATTSRNPVFSDDEISEGVHINGVGSYKPDMREIPAETIVRSKVIVDSRQACLKEAGDLIQPIAEGVFYPERIYGEIGEIASGIKKGRVSDTEITLFKSVGNAVQDIAAADAIMKKAIELDAGVEIEL
- a CDS encoding proline racemase family protein; the protein is MKATSDTASRKLGEWQAPDNWIKIKTLDMHTCGEPLRIIYSGLPPIEGDTILERRRFMKENFDYLRTALMWEPRGHADQYGCILSAPVSQDADFGIMFLHNEGYSTMCGHAIIAITKAAVETGIVNPVEPVTEVKIDSPAGLITSFARASKGKVSSVFFRNVPSFVLALDEEVDVPGMGKVRYDIAFGGAFYAFVHAADLGLSMESGYYRDLIEKGMAVKRAVMQAREIVHPFEKDLSFLYGTIFTGPSVSRDADSRNVCIFAEGEVDRSPTGTGVSARMALHYARGEIGINKPMVIESILGTKFTGRVYSETSFGPYQAVIPEVEGTAFITGKNEFVINPDDSLKHGFILR
- a CDS encoding peptidase M64, which gives rise to MSIKRLLFLLLILCTSVASAQQQFVFDDFFENSTMRIDYCHFGNAEHESISIDHIYKQGEWAGNPKSCIDTFNNGEYYIKVYDVATNKMIYSKGFNSYFGEYITTEPAKKGDKRVYFETALIPWPKSPARFVIEKRGKDYFYYPLFVKKIVPGDYHIIKEKPSENVKIVKTLANGDPHKKVDIAIIAEGYTLNEYGKFAGDVKKYTDLFFTIEPYKNYRKSFNITGVFIPSEESGVDEPTKNIYKSSVFDASFNAFDTPRYLLTENLWKCNDVASAVPHDIFIIMVNSSRYGGGGIYNFYSISTIDNKLSDHVFIHEFGHAFAGLADEYYSSQVAYTDFYPKGTEPQEPNITALLNPKTLKWRQYLSKGIDIPTDWGKTERETLSADMSNIYKDMRHKINEMKKSGADQKKIDEVKDSYKKKIDAKKAQLDKIRKKYSYLNGKVGAFEGAGYSSTGLYRPSMDCLMKSNKGMKFCKVCQKAIERMILYYTR